In one window of Megalopta genalis isolate 19385.01 chromosome 8, iyMegGena1_principal, whole genome shotgun sequence DNA:
- the LOC143259932 gene encoding serine/threonine-protein phosphatase 2A regulatory subunit B'' subunit gamma-like, which yields MELETVLRKCVVINKSEEKLTENEFVEDEYFQKIYEQWKGAKAKDKDLTYKVIPKFYFKLPKEDEILPQKLREETRALFLQRRSRQLLDNNELKALWVLLDKHHSPPLSGDEQLINYEDFKKVGKLAGTKCSPYFTAVVFAKLQQGDPHGRISIMALFNYVMRKVWLHQTRIGLSLYDVTGQGYLRESDLENYILELIPTLPQLEGLEKSFHSFYVCTAVRKFLFFLDPLRTGRVRIQDILACSFLDDLLELRDEDLPKDLQEANWFSAPSALKVYGQYLNLDRDHNGMLNKEELAGYGTGTLTGVFLERVFQECLTYEGEMDYKTYLDFVLALENRHEPQSLHYLFRILDINNRGYLDTFCLNYFFRAIQEQMTMHGQEPVSFEDVKDEIFDMVKPADPCKITLQDLLSCGQGDTMVSILIEFHGFWAYENREAMAADTGDESSHV from the exons ATGGAACTGGAAACAGTACTTCGAAAATGTgttgtaataaataaat CAGAAGAAAAATTAACAGAAAATGAGTTCGTGGAAGAtgaatattttcaaaaaatttatgAACAATGGAAAGGCGCCAAAGCTAAAGATAAAGATTTAACTTACAAAGTGATcccaaaattttattttaag TTACCAAAGGAAGATGAGATTCTACCACAGAAACTACGAGAAGAGACAAGAGCACTATTTTTGCAAAGACGTTCTCGACAATTACTAgataataatgaattaaaagCATTGTGGGTATTATTAGACAAACACCATAGTCCCCCATTATCAGGTGATGAACAACTAATAAATTATGaagattttaaaaaagttggtAAATTAGCTGGTACAAAGTGTAGTCCTTATTTTACTGCAGTTGTATTTGCTAAATTACAACAAGGTGATCCTCACGGTAGAATTAGCATAATGGCATtatttaattatgttatgagaAAAGTATGGTTACATCAAACAAGAATTGGTCTCTCTTTATATGATGTTACTGGTCAAGGCTATCTTAGAGAATCT GATCTAGAGAACTACATATTAGAATTGATACCAACTCTACCTCAACTTGAAGGTTTAGAGAAATCTTTTCATTCATTTTATGTCTGCACAGCAgtgagaaaatttttatttttccttgATCCCCTCAGAACTGGTAGAGTTAGAATACAAGATATTTTGGCATGTAGTTTCCTCGATGATCTCCTTGAATTGAGGGATGAGGATTTACCTAAAGACTTACAAGAAGCAAATTGGTTTTCTGCTCCATCCGCACTTAAGGTATATGGACAATATTTAAACCTTGATAGAGATCATAATGGTATGCTCAATAAAGAAGAACTTGCAGG ATATGGCACAGGAACTTTAACTGGTGTATTTCTCGAAAGAGTATTTCAAGAATGTTTAACATATGAGGGAGAAATGGATTACAAGACCTATTTAGATTTTGTTTTAGCATTGGAAAATCGACATGAACCACAAagtttacattatttatttcgaatattGGATATTAATAATCGTGGTTATCTTGACACATTTTGTCTTAATTATTTTTTCCGT GCTATACAAGAACAAATGACAATGCACGGTCAGGAACCTGTAAGTTTTGAGGATGTTAAAGATGAAATATTTGATATGGTAAAACCAGCAGATCCTTGTAAAATTACATTGCAGGACTTATTATCTTG TGGTCAAGGTGATACAATGGTCAGTATTTTAATAGAATTTCATGGATTTTGGGCGTATGAAAATCGTGAAGCTATGGCTGCTGACACTGGTGATGAATCATCTCATGTTTGA